The following proteins are co-located in the Anas platyrhynchos isolate ZD024472 breed Pekin duck chromosome 1, IASCAAS_PekinDuck_T2T, whole genome shotgun sequence genome:
- the LAMTOR1 gene encoding ragulator complex protein LAMTOR1: protein MLGHGTGSGGGSGGGGRGAGGRALLRLAMGCCYSSEAEASDQEEETKRLLEPAASPPSKVLNGAEQSYHSLPAARTDEQAMLSSILAKTAINIIDVSAADSQGMEQHEYMDRARQYSTRLAMLSSSLTHWKKLPLLPSLTNQPHQVLASDPVPFADLQQVSRIAAYAFSALSQIRVDAKEELVVQFGIP, encoded by the exons ATGCTGGGTCACGGGACCGGAAGCGGCGGCGGCagtggcggcggcgggcggggcgcgGGCGGCAGGGCCCTGCTGCGGCTCGCCATGGGCTGCTGCTACAGCAGCGAGGCCGAGGCCTCCGACcag GAAGAAGAGACGAAGCGGCTGCTGGAGCCGgctgccagcccccccagcaAGGTGCTGAACGGAGCGGAGCAGAGCTACCACAGCCTGCCGGCGGCGCGCACCGACGAGCAGGCCATGCTGTCCTCCATCCTGGCCAAAACCGCCAT caacATCATCGACGTGTCGGCAGCGGACTCGCAGGGGATGGAGCAGCACGAGTACATGGACAGGGCCAGGCAGTACAG CACGCGCCTGGCCATGCTGAGCTCCAGCCTGACGCACTGGAAGAAGCTCCCGCTGCTGCCCTCGCTCACCAACCAGCCCCACCAGGTGCTCGCCAGCGACCCCGTGCCCTTCGCAGACCTGCAGCAG GTGTCCCGGATAGCCGCCTACGCCTTCAGCGCCCTCTCCCAGATCCGCGTGGATGCGAAAGAAGAGCTGGTTGTACAGTTTGGCatcccctga